A genome region from Chlorobaculum tepidum TLS includes the following:
- a CDS encoding lysylphosphatidylglycerol synthase transmembrane domain-containing protein, giving the protein MQARKKGKKSWTSYAGLLAGLALIVYLFSKIDLAGSMKLIASLGPSSLLILLPYLGLHLLETAAWQRLFPKESGPVPFFGLFKIQLVAETVSMTLPAGVAVGEPLRPWLCRKFLGIPLPDGFASVAVRKLLLGLTQGVYTLLGAIAGFGMLQTVSVQVVGFQGLGVIMIVVSLAIAVVFSLFLFLMTNGNAVQKLHRLLMKIPFEKVRAWLLEREAGFAETDQKLQHIKASGMGVILPVMAIYVAAWMMLALESYLILHVLGLKVTFFQVLAFDTALTILRAIFFFIPSGLGIQDLGYLAFFHALGVPDYLAYGGAFVMLRRLKEVIWYSIGYGVMFMEGIHLRDAEQVSEKSE; this is encoded by the coding sequence ATGCAAGCTCGCAAGAAAGGAAAAAAGTCCTGGACAAGTTACGCGGGGCTTCTGGCCGGTCTGGCCCTCATCGTGTATCTGTTCAGCAAGATCGATCTTGCCGGTTCGATGAAGCTGATCGCTTCGCTGGGGCCGTCATCGCTGTTGATTCTTCTGCCCTATCTCGGGCTGCATTTGCTTGAAACGGCGGCCTGGCAGCGGCTGTTTCCCAAAGAGAGCGGTCCGGTACCGTTTTTCGGGCTCTTCAAAATCCAGCTGGTTGCCGAAACGGTCTCCATGACCTTGCCCGCAGGTGTGGCGGTTGGTGAGCCGCTGCGACCATGGCTCTGCCGGAAATTTCTCGGCATTCCTCTTCCGGACGGCTTCGCCAGCGTGGCCGTGCGCAAGCTGCTGCTTGGGCTCACCCAGGGTGTCTATACGCTGCTCGGTGCGATTGCGGGGTTCGGGATGCTCCAGACTGTCTCCGTTCAGGTGGTTGGTTTTCAAGGGCTTGGCGTGATTATGATTGTCGTGAGTCTTGCCATAGCCGTGGTGTTTTCGCTCTTTCTTTTTTTGATGACCAATGGTAATGCTGTTCAGAAGCTGCATCGCTTGCTGATGAAAATACCGTTTGAAAAGGTTCGTGCGTGGCTGCTCGAGCGTGAGGCGGGGTTTGCCGAAACCGACCAGAAGCTTCAGCACATCAAGGCCTCTGGCATGGGTGTTATCCTGCCGGTGATGGCGATCTATGTGGCGGCGTGGATGATGCTGGCGTTGGAAAGTTATCTTATATTACACGTTCTTGGTCTCAAGGTGACTTTCTTTCAGGTGCTTGCTTTCGACACGGCGCTGACCATTCTCAGGGCGATCTTTTTTTTCATCCCATCGGGTCTGGGGATTCAGGATCTGGGCTATCTCGCTTTTTTTCATGCGCTTGGCGTGCCCGATTACCTTGCCTATGGAGGAGCGTTCGTGATGCTGCGCCGCCTGAAGGAGGTGATCTGGTATTCTATAGGTTACGGCGTGATGTTTATGGAGGGCATTCATCTCCGGGATGCCGAACAAGTCAGTGAAAAGAGCGAATGA
- a CDS encoding AMP-dependent synthetase/ligase, giving the protein MGLINPDFQTLPELFTSVFSHFKGQPDKAPIARKINGAYSPISYDSLAEDCRHFAAYLKERGIEPGDRVAILSENRPGWYLADIAILSLGATDVPLYPSLPPNQIEYILNNCSAKGIIVSNMLQLGKILSIWPKLPELNMVIVMNKLDEPVEDVIDLSQAKTEGKKVLEAKPWLLDGIKSNPDDVATLIYTSGTTGLPKGVMLTHRNICENVKSCSTVIRIDQTDSSLSFLPLSHAYERTGGYYLMFACGARINLAESVETISLNISEAKPTIIFTVPRLFDRMKASILKSVTSEGGVKEKIFFWAVSTGEKYHKQLATGKVSPLLAVQHNLADKLVYSKIRKKFGGKLRYFVSGGAALPQKTGEFFQSIGITILEGFGLTETSPVTNVNRPEKVKFGTVGLPVKNVEVKIAPDGEIMLKGPNIMKGYWKDEAASAEVLRDGWLYTGDIGEVDSEGYLKITDRKKHIIVTSGGKNIAPLQIENLILDSPYVDQAMIVGEKRPFLIALIVPDFLKLRDFAAEHQIKASSTKELINTKEVIEVYEKLLKSISRQLATHEKVRKFLLLEEPFSIENGMMTPTLKLKRKEITTKFSAEIDNLYNTLNMVYNTE; this is encoded by the coding sequence ATGGGACTCATCAATCCTGATTTCCAGACCTTGCCCGAACTGTTCACCTCGGTGTTCAGTCATTTCAAAGGACAGCCTGACAAAGCGCCTATCGCCAGGAAAATCAATGGCGCTTACTCGCCGATCAGTTACGACTCGCTGGCGGAAGATTGCCGCCACTTTGCCGCTTATCTGAAAGAAAGGGGCATCGAGCCGGGCGACCGGGTGGCCATTTTGTCAGAGAACCGTCCGGGATGGTACCTGGCCGATATAGCGATTCTTTCGCTCGGGGCAACCGACGTGCCACTCTATCCATCCCTTCCGCCAAACCAGATCGAGTATATCCTGAACAACTGCAGCGCAAAGGGCATCATCGTCTCAAACATGCTGCAGCTCGGCAAAATCCTCTCCATCTGGCCAAAGCTTCCGGAGCTGAACATGGTGATCGTCATGAACAAGCTCGATGAGCCGGTTGAAGATGTGATCGACCTGAGCCAGGCGAAAACCGAGGGGAAAAAAGTGCTGGAGGCAAAACCGTGGCTGCTCGACGGCATCAAAAGCAATCCCGACGATGTAGCGACGCTCATCTACACATCAGGAACAACAGGGTTGCCGAAAGGGGTCATGCTCACCCACCGGAACATTTGTGAAAACGTCAAATCGTGCTCAACGGTCATCCGGATCGACCAAACCGACAGCAGCCTCTCATTCCTTCCACTCTCGCACGCCTACGAGCGCACCGGTGGATACTACCTCATGTTCGCCTGTGGTGCACGGATCAATCTCGCCGAAAGCGTCGAAACCATCTCGCTCAACATCTCGGAAGCCAAACCCACCATCATCTTTACGGTGCCAAGACTCTTCGACCGCATGAAGGCAAGCATTCTCAAGTCGGTGACAAGCGAAGGCGGCGTAAAGGAGAAAATCTTCTTCTGGGCTGTCAGCACCGGTGAAAAATACCACAAGCAGCTCGCCACCGGAAAGGTGTCGCCGCTGCTCGCCGTGCAGCACAACCTGGCCGACAAGCTGGTTTACAGCAAAATCCGCAAGAAATTCGGTGGAAAGCTGCGCTACTTCGTCTCCGGCGGCGCAGCGCTGCCCCAGAAAACGGGCGAGTTTTTCCAGTCCATCGGCATTACGATCCTCGAAGGGTTCGGCCTGACCGAAACCTCGCCCGTCACCAATGTCAACCGGCCCGAAAAAGTGAAGTTTGGCACAGTCGGCCTACCGGTGAAAAATGTCGAGGTGAAGATCGCACCGGATGGCGAAATCATGCTCAAGGGTCCCAACATCATGAAGGGCTACTGGAAAGACGAGGCCGCGTCCGCCGAAGTCCTCAGGGATGGCTGGCTCTACACGGGCGACATCGGCGAGGTCGATTCTGAAGGATACCTGAAAATCACCGACCGCAAAAAGCATATCATCGTAACCAGCGGCGGCAAGAACATCGCTCCCCTGCAGATCGAGAACCTCATTCTCGACAGTCCATACGTTGATCAGGCCATGATTGTCGGCGAAAAGCGACCGTTCCTCATCGCGCTCATCGTGCCGGATTTCCTCAAGCTCAGGGATTTCGCGGCAGAACACCAGATCAAAGCATCAAGCACCAAAGAGCTGATCAACACCAAAGAGGTGATTGAGGTTTACGAGAAGCTGCTGAAGAGCATCTCCCGCCAGCTTGCCACCCATGAAAAGGTGCGGAAATTCCTGCTTCTCGAGGAGCCATTCTCGATTGAAAACGGCATGATGACCCCGACGCTCAAGCTCAAGCGCAAGGAGATCACCACAAAATTCAGCGCCGAAATCGACAACCTTTACAACACGCTGAACATGGTCTATAATACGGAGTGA
- a CDS encoding DUF4136 domain-containing protein, producing MNRIKVSGLFLIFLVITATLQLSGCATVPSTPTDPRMLGYDERVEVTVQALAAPDAPSNDKSFFIVPGMQNLSENDLEFMEVSRYITNALSKKGYIRANSVKSAAILIRLSYGIGDPQTSSRTVEISPGYSYPVGWMWFTQPPQTQTVKETTYQRNLILEAYDLKDPNRKSQLWKTIVKSEGSYSDLNRILAYMIAASSEYFGTNTGRQIDLTIYGHDPRLLDIWK from the coding sequence ATGAACAGAATCAAAGTTAGTGGATTATTTCTAATCTTTCTTGTTATAACGGCTACGCTACAATTAAGTGGATGTGCAACTGTGCCATCAACACCTACTGATCCGAGAATGTTGGGATATGATGAAAGGGTCGAGGTAACGGTACAGGCGCTAGCTGCTCCTGATGCCCCATCAAATGATAAGAGTTTTTTCATAGTACCAGGAATGCAGAATCTCAGCGAAAATGATCTTGAATTTATGGAGGTTTCCAGATACATTACAAACGCGCTATCCAAAAAAGGTTATATCCGCGCTAACAGCGTAAAGTCCGCAGCTATTCTTATCCGTTTGAGCTATGGTATTGGAGATCCTCAAACAAGCTCCCGGACCGTTGAAATTTCCCCAGGGTATAGCTACCCTGTCGGATGGATGTGGTTTACGCAACCACCCCAAACTCAAACAGTTAAAGAAACAACCTACCAAAGAAATTTGATATTAGAAGCGTATGACTTAAAAGATCCAAACAGAAAATCACAACTCTGGAAAACAATCGTGAAAAGCGAAGGTTCCTATTCTGATCTAAATCGTATTCTTGCGTATATGATTGCAGCTTCATCTGAATATTTTGGCACAAATACAGGCAGGCAGATAGATTTAACTATTTATGGGCACGACCCAAGACTACTGGATATTTGGAAATAA
- a CDS encoding (2Fe-2S)-binding protein, whose product MSKKMICYCSSVTEETIVSAIRRGATTLKKIQDTTGACTVNRCKELNPSGRCCSGDILDLIERETGSRPSSPCCCE is encoded by the coding sequence ATGAGCAAGAAGATGATTTGCTACTGCAGTAGTGTGACGGAGGAGACAATCGTCTCGGCGATCCGCCGAGGCGCAACCACCCTCAAGAAGATTCAGGACACAACGGGTGCCTGCACCGTCAACCGTTGCAAGGAGTTGAACCCAAGTGGTCGCTGCTGCTCTGGCGACATTCTTGACCTGATCGAGAGAGAAACAGGAAGCAGACCATCGTCACCGTGCTGCTGTGAGTGA
- a CDS encoding DNA methyltransferase, with protein MNYVKSKQRVADHGEVFTPAWLVEAMIDLVKDETERIDARFLEPACGSGNFLVPILQRKLAAVERKFGKSNFEKQHYALFAVMCTYGIELLADNIAECRANMLEIFADYLTLDESDELYRAAIYVLSQNLVHGDALKMRTSDGQPIAFAEWGYLGKGKFQRRDFRLDSLAMSSTFSVEGSLFAHLGKHEIFTPTRTYPPMTVSELAARAAEANL; from the coding sequence GTGAACTACGTCAAGTCCAAGCAACGTGTCGCCGACCACGGGGAGGTCTTCACTCCGGCGTGGTTGGTCGAGGCAATGATCGACCTGGTGAAGGACGAGACGGAACGCATCGACGCCCGATTCCTGGAGCCGGCGTGTGGGAGCGGCAATTTCCTGGTACCCATCCTGCAACGCAAGCTCGCGGCCGTCGAGCGCAAGTTCGGGAAGTCCAACTTTGAGAAACAGCACTACGCGCTTTTCGCCGTAATGTGCACCTACGGGATTGAGCTCCTGGCGGACAACATTGCCGAGTGCCGCGCGAACATGCTGGAAATCTTCGCCGACTATCTGACGCTCGACGAGTCGGACGAACTCTACCGGGCTGCTATCTATGTGTTGTCCCAGAACCTGGTCCACGGCGACGCCCTGAAGATGCGCACCAGCGACGGCCAGCCCATCGCCTTCGCCGAATGGGGCTACCTCGGCAAGGGCAAGTTCCAACGGCGTGATTTTCGCCTCGACAGTCTCGCGATGTCGTCAACCTTCAGCGTGGAGGGCTCGCTCTTTGCCCACCTTGGGAAACATGAGATCTTCACGCCAACCAGGACCTACCCGCCAATGACGGTGAGTGAGCTGGCAGCGCGGGCAGCGGAGGCGAACCTATGA
- a CDS encoding Eco57I restriction-modification methylase domain-containing protein — protein MTTQAPFSLRGRNPDVLTCIANLSNDEVFTPPELANRMLDTLTEAWAANHNGANLWADKTVTFLDPFTKSGIFLREITRRLVEGLTEEIPDLQERVNHILTRQVFGIGITRLTAMLARRSVYCSKHANGPHSVCKTFTTESGNIWFKRVEHTWKDGRCIYCGASQSTLDRGEERETHAYAFIHADDIRTRINEIFGGDMQFDVIIGNPPYQLDDGGFGRSASPIYQNFVEQAKKLEPRYLVMIIPSRWMGGGKGLREFRATMLKDKRIRKLVDYENAQDAFPGVDLAGGVCYFLWDRDCPGLCEVTNISGGESVTTVRQLDEFSTFIRNSAAISIIRKVMATNEPRMSEQVSNSKPFGLRTFVRPEKKGDLILRWEKGEGPYPREKVTAGHDMIDKWKVITSYVGYDHAGNPGKDGRRRVFSKIDILPPGTICTETYLVVGSYGSKTEAENLVAYMKTRFFRFLVAQFMYSHHLTKSAYELVPILDMNETWTDAKLAARYGLTDDEVQIIESKIRPFDNGNGAG, from the coding sequence ATGACCACCCAAGCCCCCTTTTCCCTGCGCGGCAGGAACCCCGATGTGCTCACCTGCATCGCCAACCTCAGCAACGACGAGGTCTTCACCCCGCCGGAGCTGGCGAACCGCATGCTGGATACGCTCACTGAAGCGTGGGCGGCGAACCACAACGGCGCGAACCTCTGGGCGGACAAGACGGTGACGTTTCTCGACCCCTTCACCAAGTCCGGCATCTTCCTGCGCGAAATCACGCGGCGGTTGGTGGAGGGGCTCACGGAGGAAATCCCGGACTTGCAGGAACGGGTGAACCACATCCTCACCCGGCAGGTCTTCGGCATCGGCATCACCCGCCTCACCGCGATGCTGGCGCGGCGCAGCGTCTATTGTTCCAAGCACGCCAATGGCCCACATTCCGTTTGCAAGACCTTTACCACGGAAAGCGGCAATATTTGGTTCAAGCGGGTGGAGCACACCTGGAAGGATGGTCGCTGCATCTATTGCGGCGCCAGCCAGAGCACGCTGGATCGCGGGGAGGAACGGGAAACCCATGCTTATGCGTTCATTCACGCGGACGACATCCGGACGCGGATCAACGAGATTTTTGGAGGCGACATGCAATTTGACGTGATTATCGGGAATCCACCGTACCAGTTGGATGACGGCGGATTTGGACGAAGTGCCAGTCCGATCTACCAAAACTTCGTCGAGCAAGCAAAAAAGCTCGAGCCACGCTACCTGGTGATGATCATTCCCTCTCGGTGGATGGGTGGCGGAAAAGGGCTCCGTGAATTTCGCGCTACGATGCTCAAGGACAAGCGCATTCGCAAACTCGTGGATTACGAAAATGCTCAGGACGCATTCCCCGGTGTCGATTTAGCCGGTGGGGTTTGTTATTTCCTCTGGGATCGTGATTGCCCCGGTCTGTGTGAGGTCACCAATATTTCTGGGGGCGAGAGCGTGACCACCGTGCGCCAGCTCGATGAATTCTCAACGTTCATCCGTAACAGTGCAGCCATTTCGATCATTCGAAAAGTTATGGCAACCAATGAACCGCGAATGAGCGAACAGGTTTCCAATTCAAAACCTTTTGGATTGCGAACCTTTGTCCGCCCGGAAAAGAAAGGGGATCTGATCCTCCGCTGGGAAAAAGGAGAGGGTCCATATCCTCGAGAAAAAGTTACAGCAGGTCACGACATGATCGACAAATGGAAGGTCATCACGTCCTATGTCGGATATGATCACGCTGGTAATCCGGGCAAAGACGGACGTCGGCGGGTTTTTTCCAAAATTGACATTCTCCCGCCGGGAACGATTTGCACTGAGACCTATCTTGTCGTCGGCAGCTACGGTAGCAAAACGGAAGCAGAGAACTTGGTTGCCTACATGAAGACGAGATTTTTCCGATTTCTTGTCGCACAGTTCATGTATTCGCACCATCTTACAAAGTCCGCCTATGAGCTTGTGCCCATTTTGGATATGAACGAAACATGGACCGATGCAAAGCTTGCTGCACGGTATGGTTTGACCGATGACGAAGTGCAGATCATCGAATCCAAGATACGCCCGTTCGACAATGGCAACGGCGCAGGTTGA
- a CDS encoding DEAD/DEAH box helicase family protein, with protein sequence MTKSAEDILLIAKPQARPRIYAYSIADDAHAGLLKIGQTTREVKQRVAEQLRTAAITNYRVELDEDAARADGSIISDFDVRAALARKGFAVVTGEWVRCAVADVQTVLTELRTGQKLTGTHSETFAMREEQREAVEKTLAYFESIWAEDADAAPRFLWNAKMRFGKTFTTYQLAKQLAARRVLVVTFKPAVEDAWQSDLEAHIDFDGWQFFSRNTQDNPSTADADRPLVYFGSFQDLLGRDAAGNIKPKNEWIHTINWDLVVFDEYHFGAWRETAGELFEGEEEAVAKKEAKLEYAAGLEEVNEDLMVLSEQECDFLPITSKAYLYLSGTPFRALASGEFIEEQIFNWTYVDEQRAKERFAREHPGQQNPYAALPELRLLTYQMPDELLAIASGGEFDEFDLNEFFAATGTGEQAQFKHKDEVQKWLDIIRGQYFPKASEYLKTGTKPPFPYADVRLLPYLQHSFWFLPNVAACHAMANLLAEKHNTFWHNYTVIVAAGAGAGIGLDALPPVRKAIGSGFDTKSITLSCGKLTTGVTVPQWSAILMLRNLKSPETYFQAAFRVQSPWSIKNPNGDDPNEEEILKPVCFVFDFAPTRALRQLSDYAIGLAPHESSPEKAVADLVSFLPVLAFDGANMTQIDAGGILDIAMAGTSATLLARKWESALLVNVDNETLRRILNNPEAMAAVERIEGWRSLGDNVIEAIINQSEKIKALKKKAKDEGLTPTEKRELSAEEKEFKSKRKLVQKKLIKFATRIPAFMYLTDFRENTLQDVVTKLEPDLFLAVTGLTVEDFHLLVRLKVFNTEQMNAAVFAFRRYEDASLGYTGIDSHRGLTHYGLYDTVVAREESLYHSGCGLTPRSS encoded by the coding sequence ATGACGAAATCAGCAGAAGACATACTACTTATCGCAAAGCCGCAGGCGCGACCTCGCATCTACGCCTATTCCATTGCCGACGATGCCCACGCCGGGCTCCTCAAGATCGGCCAGACTACGCGGGAAGTAAAGCAGCGCGTGGCGGAGCAGCTCAGAACTGCCGCGATCACCAACTACCGCGTCGAACTGGACGAAGATGCTGCGCGCGCCGACGGCAGCATCATCAGCGACTTTGACGTACGGGCGGCATTGGCGCGCAAGGGCTTTGCTGTGGTCACCGGCGAGTGGGTGCGCTGCGCGGTGGCGGATGTACAAACCGTGCTCACCGAGCTGCGCACCGGGCAGAAGCTCACCGGCACGCACAGCGAGACCTTCGCCATGCGCGAGGAGCAGCGCGAGGCAGTGGAGAAGACGTTGGCTTACTTCGAGTCGATCTGGGCAGAAGACGCCGACGCCGCGCCGCGCTTTCTCTGGAACGCCAAAATGCGCTTCGGCAAGACCTTCACCACCTATCAGCTGGCGAAGCAGCTGGCCGCCCGCCGCGTGCTGGTGGTGACCTTCAAGCCCGCCGTGGAAGATGCCTGGCAGAGCGATCTGGAAGCCCACATCGATTTTGACGGCTGGCAGTTTTTCTCCCGCAACACGCAGGACAACCCAAGCACCGCCGACGCCGACCGACCGCTGGTCTATTTCGGCTCATTTCAGGATTTACTGGGACGTGATGCGGCAGGGAACATCAAACCCAAAAATGAGTGGATCCACACCATCAACTGGGACCTGGTGGTCTTCGACGAGTACCACTTCGGCGCCTGGCGCGAGACGGCCGGGGAATTGTTCGAGGGCGAAGAAGAGGCGGTCGCCAAGAAGGAGGCCAAGCTCGAATACGCCGCCGGCCTGGAGGAGGTGAACGAGGACTTGATGGTGCTATCTGAGCAGGAATGTGATTTCCTCCCCATCACCAGCAAGGCTTACCTCTACCTTTCCGGCACCCCCTTCAGAGCATTGGCCAGCGGTGAGTTCATCGAAGAGCAGATCTTCAACTGGACCTACGTCGATGAACAGCGCGCCAAGGAGCGCTTTGCGCGCGAGCATCCCGGCCAGCAGAACCCCTATGCCGCCCTCCCCGAGCTGCGGCTCCTGACCTATCAGATGCCGGACGAGCTACTGGCGATTGCCAGCGGCGGCGAGTTCGACGAGTTCGACCTCAACGAATTTTTCGCCGCCACCGGCACGGGTGAGCAAGCGCAGTTCAAGCATAAGGATGAGGTGCAAAAGTGGCTCGACATCATCCGTGGCCAGTACTTTCCCAAAGCGAGCGAATATCTCAAGACCGGTACCAAACCGCCCTTCCCCTACGCCGACGTGCGCCTCTTGCCCTATCTCCAGCATTCGTTCTGGTTTTTGCCCAATGTGGCGGCCTGCCACGCCATGGCGAACCTGCTTGCCGAGAAACACAACACCTTCTGGCACAACTACACCGTGATCGTGGCAGCGGGAGCGGGCGCAGGCATTGGCCTTGACGCCCTGCCGCCGGTGCGCAAAGCCATCGGCAGCGGCTTCGACACCAAGAGCATCACGCTTTCCTGCGGCAAGCTGACGACGGGCGTCACCGTGCCGCAGTGGTCGGCCATCCTCATGCTGCGCAACCTCAAATCGCCGGAAACCTACTTTCAGGCGGCGTTTCGCGTGCAGTCGCCGTGGTCCATCAAGAACCCCAACGGCGACGATCCGAACGAGGAGGAGATTCTCAAACCGGTCTGCTTCGTCTTCGACTTTGCCCCCACGCGGGCCTTGCGCCAGCTCTCCGACTACGCCATCGGCCTGGCTCCCCACGAGAGCAGCCCGGAAAAAGCGGTGGCCGACCTGGTGTCGTTCCTGCCGGTGCTCGCTTTTGATGGCGCCAACATGACGCAGATCGACGCGGGCGGCATTCTCGACATCGCCATGGCGGGTACTTCGGCCACGCTTCTTGCGCGCAAGTGGGAAAGCGCCTTGCTGGTGAACGTGGATAACGAAACCCTGCGCCGCATCCTGAACAACCCGGAGGCGATGGCGGCTGTCGAGCGTATCGAGGGCTGGCGGAGTCTTGGCGACAACGTCATCGAGGCGATCATCAACCAGAGCGAGAAAATCAAGGCGCTCAAGAAAAAGGCCAAGGATGAGGGTCTCACGCCCACAGAAAAGCGCGAACTCAGCGCCGAGGAAAAGGAGTTCAAATCGAAAAGGAAGCTGGTGCAGAAGAAGCTCATCAAGTTCGCCACGCGCATTCCGGCCTTCATGTACCTGACCGACTTCCGTGAGAACACCTTGCAGGATGTCGTCACGAAGCTGGAGCCGGATTTGTTTCTGGCCGTCACCGGCCTGACGGTGGAGGACTTTCACCTCCTGGTGCGGCTCAAGGTGTTCAACACCGAGCAGATGAACGCGGCGGTCTTTGCCTTCCGCCGCTACGAGGATGCTTCGCTGGGTTACACCGGCATCGATAGCCACCGAGGGCTGACACACTACGGGCTGTACGACACCGTGGTCGCGAGGGAGGAATCGCTCTACCATAGCGGGTGCGGCCTAACCCCTCGCTCAAGCTGA
- a CDS encoding A/G-specific adenine glycosylase — MNTALVEAFQAKIFDFYEKNRRSFPWRLTTDRYAVMVSEVMLQQTQADRVASRFARWLERFPDVRSLASASLREVLEEWSGLGYNGRGQRLHRAAAMIIERYGGEVPAEPAQLIELPGIGVYTSRSIPVFADNLDIAAVDTNIRRVLIHELNLSESITPKALLDVAEVVLPKGRSRDWHNALMDYGAMELTGKKTGIAPLTKQSSFKGSRRWYRGALLRELIAAGELSREAVEERYADCPHGIGSIVDSLVMESMIEEYGEQRMLRIAGENSP, encoded by the coding sequence ATGAATACCGCTCTCGTTGAGGCTTTTCAGGCGAAGATTTTCGATTTTTACGAAAAGAACAGGCGCAGCTTTCCCTGGCGTTTGACCACTGACCGCTATGCCGTCATGGTGAGCGAGGTGATGCTGCAACAGACCCAGGCTGACCGTGTCGCGTCGCGATTCGCACGCTGGCTCGAGCGCTTTCCCGATGTACGCTCGCTCGCTTCCGCTTCATTGCGTGAAGTGCTCGAAGAGTGGAGTGGTCTTGGCTACAACGGACGTGGCCAGCGCCTGCACCGCGCGGCGGCGATGATCATCGAGCGGTACGGCGGTGAGGTGCCTGCCGAGCCTGCGCAACTCATCGAGCTGCCCGGTATTGGCGTTTACACGAGTCGCTCCATTCCCGTCTTTGCCGACAACCTCGATATCGCCGCCGTCGATACCAACATCCGGCGCGTGCTGATTCACGAACTCAACCTTTCTGAATCGATCACTCCGAAAGCGCTGCTCGACGTGGCCGAAGTGGTGTTGCCGAAAGGACGCAGTCGCGACTGGCACAATGCGCTGATGGATTACGGCGCGATGGAGCTGACCGGCAAAAAAACCGGTATCGCGCCGCTGACGAAGCAGTCGAGCTTCAAAGGCTCGCGCCGATGGTATCGAGGGGCACTCTTGCGCGAGCTGATTGCAGCGGGGGAGTTGTCACGCGAGGCGGTCGAGGAGCGATATGCGGATTGCCCGCATGGCATCGGCTCGATTGTCGATTCGCTGGTCATGGAGTCGATGATCGAGGAGTACGGCGAGCAGCGAATGCTGCGGATTGCAGGTGAGAACTCGCCGTAG
- the rplS gene encoding 50S ribosomal protein L19 — MDQLIQLVEATQQRNDIPEVRPGDTVRIQLKVIEGEKERLQAFEGVVIGDKGMGASKTITVRKISHGVGVERIIPVNSPNIESVTVVRSGKARRAKLFYLRKRTGKAALKVKERKSASAEA, encoded by the coding sequence ATGGATCAGTTAATTCAGTTGGTCGAAGCAACCCAGCAGAGGAACGATATTCCCGAGGTTCGTCCTGGCGATACCGTCAGGATTCAGCTCAAGGTTATCGAGGGCGAAAAAGAGCGCCTTCAGGCTTTCGAAGGTGTCGTGATTGGCGACAAGGGCATGGGCGCATCGAAGACCATCACCGTTCGCAAGATTTCGCATGGCGTCGGCGTCGAGAGGATCATCCCGGTCAACTCGCCAAACATCGAGAGCGTCACGGTCGTCAGGAGCGGCAAGGCAAGAAGAGCCAAACTGTTCTACCTCCGCAAGCGTACCGGCAAGGCAGCGCTGAAGGTCAAGGAGCGCAAGTCAGCTTCCGCCGAAGCATAA